One Diadema setosum chromosome 8, eeDiaSeto1, whole genome shotgun sequence genomic window carries:
- the LOC140231406 gene encoding alpha-L-fucosidase-like translates to MYSLGNFLQIACCILAALFLKGSAQYQPNWDSIDSRPLPAWYDESKFGIFIHWGVFSVPSFYSEWFWKDWKDRQYKEVVEFMEKNYRPGFTYADFAPMFHAEFFDPDQWAEVLKASGAKYVVLTSKHHEGFTNWPSNYSWNWNSMDVGPKRDLVGELASAVRGNTKMHFGLYHSLFEWFHPLYLKDKSNNFATQEYCEKVLWPELMEIVTEYEPDLVWSDGDWGAPDTYWNSTEFLAWLYNSSPVKDKVVTNDRWGHGIQCHHGGVLTCGDRYSPGTLQKRKWVNAMTIDKKSWGFRREAVLADYLDMDELIELLVSTVSCNGNLLMNIGPTADGRIVPIFEERLRSMGAWLKVNGEAIFETRPWRKQNDTMTPDVWYTNKTTGGVTTVYATFLDWPASNQVVLSDPISTSQTMVNLLGYSASLKWTGTPGKVGMTIILPSLTPATIPCQWAWSLKLQNVQ, encoded by the exons ATGTACAGTCTCGGAAATTTTCTTCAGATCGCTTGCTGCATTTTAGCGGCTCTCTTTCTGAAGGGCAGCGCTCAGTATCAGCCGAACTGGGACTCGATAGACAGCCGACCCCTACCCGCCTGGTACGACGAGTCCAAGTTCGGTATCTTCATTCACTGGGGAGTTTTCAGCGTGCCGAGTTTCTACAGCGAATGGTTCTGGAAGGACTGGAAAGACAGACAGTACAAGGAGGTGGTTGAGTTCATGGAGAAAAACTACCGACCAGGCTTCACATACGCAGACTTTGCACCCATGTTCCATGCTGAGTTCTTCGATCCTGACCAGTGGGCAGAAGTTCTGAAGGCATCAGGTGCAAA ATATGTTGTCCTCACCAGCAAACACCATGAAGGATTCACTAACTGGCCTTCCAACTATTCCTGGAACTGGAACTCCATGGATGTAGGCCCAAAGAGGGATCTTGTTG GTGAACTGGCCTCTGCAGTGAGGGGCAACACCAAAATGCACTTTGGTCTGTACCACTCTCTCTTTGAATGGTTCCACCCTCTCTACCTCAAGGACAAGTCCAACAACTTTGCCACTCAGGAGTACTGTGAG AAAGTGCTATGGCCCGAACTCATGGAAATTGTGACAGAGTATGAGCCAGATCTGGTCTGGTCTGATGGTGACTGGGGAGCCCCTGACACTTACTGGAACAGTACAGAGTTCCTGGCCTGGCTCTACAACAGCAG tCCGGTCAAAGATAAAGTAGTGACCAATGACCGTTGGGGGCATGGCATCCAGTGCCACCATGGTGGAGTGCTTACTTGTGGAGACAGATACAGCCCAG GGACCCTTCAGAAGCGCAAGTGGGTGAATGCCATGACCATCGACAAGAAGTCGTGGGGCTTCAGGCGGGAGGCCGTACTCGCTGATTACCTGGACATGGACGAACTCATTGAACTCCTTGTTAGCACCGTCAG CTGCAATGGCAACCTGCTGATGAACATCGGACCCACAGCTGACGGTCGTATCGTTCCCATCTTTGAGGAGCGTCTTCGCTCCATGGGGGCGTGGCTGAAGGTCAATGGGGAGGCCATCTTTGAGACCAGGCCATGGCGTAAACAGAATGACACTATGACCCCAGATGTCTG GTACACCAACAAGACCACAGGTGGGGTCACCACTGTCTACGCCACCTTCCTAGACTGGCCAGCCAGCAACCAAGTGGTCTTGTCTGACCCCATCTCCACCAGCCAGACAATGGTCAACCTGCTGGGCTACTCTGCATCCCTCAAGTGGACAGGAACCCCTGGTAAGGTGGGAATGACCATCATTCTGCCCAGCCTCACTCCGGCCACAATCCCCTGTCAGTGGGCGTGGTCACTCAAGCTGCAGAATGTCCAGTAG